The genomic DNA CCTCGTAGACAACcccagcttcttgctggATGCGGGCGGCATCGGCGTGTTGTCGTACGCGCACCACAACATCGACGAGCCCGCACTGGCACTCGCCGGCGCATTTGTGTGCCCTCCTGAGGAAGAGTCGCAGCACGGCGCGACCGAGTCCTAAGCGCGGATGCTTTTGCGTGCGTGTGTGCGCGCGCTCCGATTTGGACCGTTTATATAtacatatatatatattatGTTCCCTTATAGACTTTGAACAAATATTGTAAGCTCGAGTTTTCAGCGGAATAAGCGGCACCTCGCGCGATGCTGGACCATTTCCCGACagagctgcagctgcggcTGCTGGCATGCAACCCGCAACTAGCGTTTGTGAGCCGCGGCTGGTACCGGCTCAACAACCTGTTTTACAGAGACTTATGTGTGCAGCTGAGGCCCGAAAGCTACTGGAAGGGCCTCGCGACGTGGATCTGCGCGTACGTGAAAAGCCTAGATCCCGACAGAAAGGACGCGCGCCTGATCAATCGCGGGTTCATGCGCGACACGGGTGGCGAGTTCGTGGAGTTCATGTGCGACTCGTGGCAGATCCTGTACAGTGTGCTTTTCGCGAGCCCGAGATTCTTCGGGATGGACAGCGCGAGAATGGAGATTGAAGACTCCAGCAACTCGGTCAGCGAGTACTGCTGCCCGATGGAGCTGGTGGGCGGGCGCGAGTATGAGTGTAGCGTGTGGTTCCGGAAGCGCAGCACGTTGAACAAGTTTGGCGCCGTCCGAGTGGTTTGCGAGGCCGACGCGCCGCGCGAGGCCGGCGCGGCCGGCCTCGTCGGAGGCGCAGGCGCCGTGCTGTTGGCGCGCGACCTGCCCGTGAGTATCGACAACTGGTGTGAGTCCGCCGGGATGTACAGCTTCGCGGCGGGCAAGATCAGAGTGCCGCCGGAGCTGGGTCACGTGCAGGATGCACGGATGCGGGTCTGGATCACAAGCCCGACCAGCGTCGAGATGGTCGCGGTGGACCTGAGGCCCTACCAGCGTGGCAAGCAGTGGCTGTTCCTGTCGACGCCGCAGCAGGGGATATTCAGCGCGGAGGAGCAGCGGCTGAGCAAGGCGCGGATGGGCTGGGCGATGGAGCGCACAGGGAACGAGGAGGCGccggccgcgggcgcgggcgcgggcgcaCCCGCAGAGGACTTCCGCGTAGTGTACCGGTTCCCGCGCGAGCAGGGCAAGGCGCTGAAGGTGAGGAGCGTGCGGTACCCGTGGCTGGGGCAGGGCGCGGTGACGAGAACGCTGGACCGGGTGCGGAACATCACGTGACGCGCAGAGCATAGCACGTGCAGAAGACAAATCCCAGCACGTGACAGAtgcgcacgtgacacgACACGCGCTACACCCCCCCCGCGCGCCCAATCTTACCTAGCAACGTTAACTTGAAACCTATAATAATCTTAACATAATACTAATAAAACTACAACCGGGACGCGGGCGCCGGGGCCTGCGTCGCACAAAAGAACCGTAAACGCCCGGCTGATGCGGGCAGGAGATGAAGTGGGGGAACTGAGAAGAGATTTCTAGTGGGTATCCGTGGGCGCACGCGCCTAGTAGAACACGAAGTTGGCCGTGCCAGAGGTCACCGTCACGGTGCAGCCGTCGGAGCCGCTGCCCGAGTACTTGCCGTCCTCGTACTTGCATTCGCCCGACACGCTGGCGCCGTCCGCGGCCTCGATCTTCACGTTGAAGTTGGGCGCGTCGCTGTTGTTAGGGTTGGGGATGATCGACAGGTAAGTCTTTCCGTCCGTGTAGCCAGAGCCAAGCACCACTGGCGCCCAGTTTCCGACACCAGACCCGTCGGTGCCCCACACGCAGCCGTCCTCGACGCCGACGCCGGCGTTGTTGACGTAGTACTGCGCGGACGTTTTCTTACCGCCCCATTTGTAGTATGAGTCCTCTTTGACGACAGACACGGGCTGCGAGGAGCCCGCGCCGACGACCGTGGGAATCACCATGTTCTCGGAGCCGGGGTAGTCCGTGCGGCACATGGCGATGTCCTGGCCCTTGTTGTTGACCGCGTACGCGGAGTCCTGGCCCCACTCACACAGATACTCGGAGTCCGAGTTGGTGCGGTAGAGGTAGCCGTTGCGGCACTCGAGTCCGCCGACGGAGCGGCCGTCGGAGGGCTGCTGCGATGGCCACTGTGTCTTGGACATACCGGGCTGGCACGCGTAAGAGCAGTAGTAGCCGTCTTGGCAGGAGTCCGCGGTGGAGCCGTCGTCGGACATGATAGAGGCCCAGCCGCCGAATCCGACCCACGAGAGGGGAATGACGCCCTGGCCGGAGGGGAAGTCGGAGCAGCGCACGGTGCCGTCCTGGAACTTGGAGGAGGGGCCGGAGAAAGCGGAGAGGTCGCCGGAGATACcggaggaggaggaggaggaggaggaaggCGAAgccgacgacgacgacggcGATGACGAACCCGACGAAGAGGCCTTGGACGAGGAAGCCGCAGGCGATGACGCCGCGGATGACACCGCGGACGacgccgctggcgcggAGGAGCCGCCAGCGGTCACGTACTGAACGACCGTCGTCACCGCATCACGACGTGCGTGGTGATGGGCGCCGGCGGGAGCCGCCAGCACGGGCGCCGCGGCGAGAGACGCGAGTATGATCTTGGAAAGCATCTTTTTTTCGGGGTTACTGGtgaactttgaaagctgTTGCGGAAGCGATAGTGCTGTGTATCGGCTGTATCGATTGCTTGTGTGCCAACGGCGAAGGAATGACTAAAAGTTGGACAACAATGCTCTGCGTGGAATGAATGACTCTAGTACGGCGTGTTCACGATACTGGTGGGCGTTGGCAGTGTTAAGCTCTTCCTTTCTAGAACCGATTACGATCTGGACCGGGGAAACTTGGCGCGCTACCCCTTTTATACCCCGGCAGTGACGGTGGCAACTGCGCGCGCGACCCGGGCTCGGCATAAGCAACGCTCAATTAGAGGCCACAGCAGTGCTGCCGGggctaaaaaattttttttgctcaCTTCGGCAGCGTAAGTGCATGCGGCGGACTCCATCGACGTTGTGTCGTGTTTCCGCTTTGTTACAGTTCGAGACGAAATGCGTGGTGTGTGGTCCGCACGCAGCGAGGGCGGCTTAGGAACTGCTACAGCCGCAAAAGCAACGGGGTCTGGGCTCGAGGGCCGAAGCCGAGGCTGCCGTGCGCGCGCGTCTGGGCCCTGCAGGCCCAGACCCGCCCGGAACTGTTGACGTGGTTTCCCGATCGGGGTGGCGGAGATCGGCCAAACTGCCGGATGCGGCAGCGTGATGGCGAGAGGCGAGCCGTCGTGGGGAGCGACCGAACGCAGGCCCGTGCCGGAGGCGTTGGTGGTGGCTGCGGGAGGTGCAGGAGACGCAGAGGAGCGCGCGGGAGTGCGCTGGCCACGTGCGGCATGCCGCGGCGAAAGGTGCAGCTTGAAGTGCAGCGGATCATTAAGCCAGATACGGCAAAAAAGGAAGGACGCGGAGTCTA from Lachancea thermotolerans CBS 6340 chromosome F complete sequence includes the following:
- the UCC1 gene encoding Ucc1p (conserved hypothetical protein); amino-acid sequence: MLDHFPTELQLRLLACNPQLAFVSRGWYRLNNLFYRDLCVQLRPESYWKGLATWICAYVKSLDPDRKDARLINRGFMRDTGGEFVEFMCDSWQILYSVLFASPRFFGMDSARMEIEDSSNSVSEYCCPMELVGGREYECSVWFRKRSTLNKFGAVRVVCEADAPREAGAAGLVGGAGAVLLARDLPVSIDNWCESAGMYSFAAGKIRVPPELGHVQDARMRVWITSPTSVEMVAVDLRPYQRGKQWLFLSTPQQGIFSAEEQRLSKARMGWAMERTGNEEAPAAGAGAGAPAEDFRVVYRFPREQGKALKVRSVRYPWLGQGAVTRTLDRVRNIT
- the UTH1 gene encoding SUN family protein UTH1 (some similarities with uniprot|P36135 Saccharomyces cerevisiae YKR042W UTH1 Youth involved in determining yeast longevity involved in cell growth), coding for MLSKIILASLAAAPVLAAPAGAHHHARRDAVTTVVQYVTAGGSSAPAASSAVSSAASSPAASSSKASSSGSSSPSSSSASPSSSSSSSSGISGDLSAFSGPSSKFQDGTVRCSDFPSGQGVIPLSWVGFGGWASIMSDDGSTADSCQDGYYCSYACQPGMSKTQWPSQQPSDGRSVGGLECRNGYLYRTNSDSEYLCEWGQDSAYAVNNKGQDIAMCRTDYPGSENMVIPTVVGAGSSQPVSVVKEDSYYKWGGKKTSAQYYVNNAGVGVEDGCVWGTDGSGVGNWAPVVLGSGYTDGKTYLSIIPNPNNSDAPNFNVKIEAADGASVSGECKYEDGKYSGSGSDGCTVTVTSGTANFVFY